From the Acidobacteriota bacterium genome, the window CTCCACGGGGAACTTGGCGTCGATGGGGAGCAGGCCCCCCTCGAGCCGGACGGCGGCGTCCACCCGCTTCCCGTCGCGGAAAGCGTGCTGGTAGGCAATGCGCTCCTTGGGAAACATGTCCCCGAGAATCATCTCGAGTCCGAGTTCACCCAGCTCGCCGCGCGCTTTGGGCGCCTTGAGCAGGCCCTGGAGTTCGTCGATCTCCTTTCCCAGTTCCACCATGCGAAGCGAGGCCTGGTGGAGCATGCCCATCTTCTCGTTCACCTGGGACAGGGTGGCCTGGGTCCCTTCCATGTGCTTCTGGAGGATGCCGGTCTGGCCTTGCATGGCCTGGCTCTGGCTCGCCATCTGGTCCCTCAGGACCGCCTCCTGGGTCCCGAGGCGCTCCCCAAGGGCCCTCCGGGTTTCGGAAAGCTCCTGCAGGAGGAGTCCCTGCAGATCCGCACCGCGCCGGTCCAGGCCCTCCACACGGAGGCCCAGCTCCGACCGCAGCCGTTCGGTCTCCTCCCGGAGCCGGTCGAGGCGGGACAGGCGCGCGATCAGCAGGACCAGCGCGACGCCGGCGGCCGCCAGCGCCAGGGAGAGGGCGAGGAGAAGCCAGGTGGAAGTCATGCGGGCGCTCCCTGGGGATCAGGAGGGGCGGTCGGAGG encodes:
- a CDS encoding DNA recombination protein RmuC, whose translation is MTSTWLLLALSLALAAAGVALVLLIARLSRLDRLREETERLRSELGLRVEGLDRRGADLQGLLLQELSETRRALGERLGTQEAVLRDQMASQSQAMQGQTGILQKHMEGTQATLSQVNEKMGMLHQASLRMVELGKEIDELQGLLKAPKARGELGELGLEMILGDMFPKERIAYQHAFRDGKRVDAAVRLEGGLLPIDAKFPVEDFLRYVNAPEEERPRARREFLKNVRKKIEDISRLYVRPGEGTLPFALMYLPSEALYYEAFVARGPEEEDLWKAAFEKSVLPLSPGTMAAYLKTVAMGLRAVAVERNAREVLALLGSLDRDMGAFQRDFATLGTHLGNASKGFERAAQDLQKLADRLGKAREIGQPDEGADPS